The region CGTAACTATTGCTGCGGCCGGCCAACTCATTTCGGTCTACTCCATATCTTACGCAGTAGGGACTCCGATTCTCATTGCGGCTACCTCCAAACTAAGCCGGAGAACACTTATGCTGACTGCTTTGGTGCTATTTTTTATAGGGAATCTAATTACGGTGGTCTCGACAGGCTATCCGATGCTTGTTGGCGCGAGAGTAATCTTAGCTCTTAGTACAGGTGTCTTTACCGTGGTTGCCCTAACGGTTTCTGCTCAAATTGCCGGTCCTGGAAAACAAGGCACCGCCATAGCAACGATCATGATGGGATTTAATCTATCGCTTATTTTAGGTGTTCCTCTGGGAAGAGTCATCGCCAGCACCTACGACTGGAAAATAATCTTTTATGGAATCGGCCTTCTTAGTCTTATCGCAATGCTGGTCATCTTAATGGCCTTGCCGAAGTCGCAGGGAGAAGCCAATGTGCCTCTTAAAGAACAACTCGCCCTGTTGAAAAGACCGCAGCTATTGCTAACCTTGTCGATTAGCTTCTTTTGGATGGTCGGTTATACGATCATTTACACGTTCATCACACCATTTCTGATAGACATTACGGGTATGAGCAATGGGATGGTGAGCATCGCGCTATTTTCATTCGGCATAGCAAGTTTGCTGGGCGCCCAGGCTGGTGGGTATGGTGCGGATAAATTAGGTATCCCGCGTACGCTGAATGGAAGCTTGATGATCCACGCAGGTATTCTGGTACTCATGACCCTCTTTGCCCATACCTCTATCGCTGTCTTTCCGCTATTGCTGTTATGGTCGTTTTTTGCTTGGTCTACGGGTCCCATTCAACAAGTCTATATGATAAGCCTGGCACCGAGCGCAGCCGGCATTCTTCTGAGCTTGAATACCTCCTTCATCCAGTTGGGGATTGCTGCCGGAGCTGCCATTGGCGGTCTTGTGGTGGAGAGCTTCTCCTTACAGTCCATCGGCGTGGCAGGCGCCATTGGTGTTGCCATCGCACTCCTTCCGGCTACATTATCGTTCTCCATGCGGAGTCAGTCTGCGAATGGTGTACAATCCGATACAAGCCTGCTTAAATGAGGAATTAAGAACGGAGAGTCAGTCCTGTAACGGGTCTGACTCTTCGCTTTATCACTAATATCATCGACCGCAGCTTTAGGATCAGCTCCGGCCTCCGTCTTCTAACATATCAAGCAGCAGGCCGGCAAGCGGAGCCGGGAATTGCACGCTTTGCGCCGCCGACAGGAAGAGGCCGATATCCTTCTGCGGAATTTTACTCTGGGATATGGATGTTGATTTCTCTGCTATCATTTTGCCGTAGCTTTGATAGATTGGGGCGGTAAACAGTGTACTGGTAAGCATATTGACCGCCGCTACGGGATCGACCCCACCGCGCTCAGCCATTCCCAGTGCTTCTTCCAGTGAGCGTGCAGCAGAGACGATAAGGAAATTACCCATCAGTTTGACGAGTACAGCCGAACCCGCCTCCTCGCCAAAGTCATAAATCCCCTTAGCTCCCATCGCCTCCAGGACCGGCCGGACCCGCTCCTTCGCTTCCTGCGGGCCCGCTATTGGAATCCATAATTGCCTAGCAGCGGCTGCCTCCGGCCGTCCAAAGACCGGCGCCTCAACATAGACGGAACCGTACCGTGCGTGCAGATCCGCCAGCTTCCTGCCCGTATCCGGCGACACCGTACTCATGGATACATGAACACCGCCTAGCCCCACACGTTCCAGGAACTCTTCGCTATTGACGATGGCTTCCAATGCTTCATCGTCCCATACCAAGGTGACGACGATCCCGCCGGTTGTCACAGCGTCAGCAGGGCGGACTGCCTGCAGCGCCCCTTGGGCCACGAGAGGCTCCGCTTTGTCCGGGGTGCGGTTGTATACGGTCAATGCATATCCTGCTTGCAGCAAATTGGCAGCGATGGGCAGACCAAGCAGGCCAAGTCCAATAAATCCAATGTTCTCGCTCATAAATTCAACCTCCACAAGAGTATTAAACATGACGTTAACGTCATGTTTTGAACAAAAAAATTAATCACCATTATTGGCATCAAGCCATTGCTCGAAACGTTCTATATGCGACAACAACTCACTGCGAAACTGCCCGAGCGCTTCAAGCTTCTGGTCCGTGTCGGCCAGATGCTGGCGCAGCAAACCAAGGACCTTCCGCTTCGGCAACACCCCGCTCGTATCCGTAAAATAGAGCTCGATGACGTCCCCGATTTCCTCCAAACTTAGACCAAGCTTCTTGAGCTGATCAATCTTACGCAGACGGGCAACCGTTTCTTCCGTATAGTAATGATGACCATTGCCTTCACGCTCGCCCGAGGGAAGCAATCCAATGCTTTCATAATAGCGAACCGTGCGTTGGGTTACTCCAGCCCGTTCTGTCAAATCGCCAATGCGCATACGGTTCATGAGGTATCACTCCTTCGGGATATAATATAACGTTAACGTCATGTTTGTATAATAGCATTTGAAATGGAAAATGTAAATACACCTGAACCTCACCCTATTCAGGATGCAGTTCAGGTTATCGCTGCTCCTCAAACCTTTATGGCAGCAGTCCCATATACATAAGCTCGGACGGATTAGCCGGGTTGTGACCCAAGCCGACCCGATCTCCGGCGCGCGGAATTTGGATTTTCGATACGAGCGTTTCTAGTGTCTTCTGATACGTTCTCCCATCGTTCTCCGTCACGTTCAACACGAGGACGAGGATCGGATCGAAATTGATGAGCTTTCCCGTATCCGTCACGGATACGACGACAGCGGTTGCGCTAAGCGGCACGGTGCCGCTCGATGCCAATTGCGCCTGTTTTGCCGTAGCCAGACTTTGGTTAATGAGATCCTTGTGTTCTTTGGAGACCATGGTTTTCATAACTAGCCCCGATATTCCTTTGTTCATTATCTTTTCTGCCTTCTCCAGACGATCCTGCGGTTCCTTCTTTTTTCCGAACAATCCCCACATACGCTTCACGCCTCTCTTCGTTTGATTTGTCGTTGTATCTTAACTGTATACGATTGCCATTAACCCAGACAATAGTATCGGCGGCATACAAACAAGTGAGCGATAATGCGGGTTTTCCTTCCGATTCACGGTTCATTTTTTTCCAAATGAGGCTTTCTTGCAAAACTAAGAGCCTCAGACGTTATTCAATGCTCCATGGGTTCTAGAATTTTGTATTTAAACCTGACGGGAAGGCCCTCCCCCGCCGTTATTCCTTAATAAATATACCAGCTTCCGGTAATACATGGACGATTCCTTATAGCGGCGGCCTTCCTCACACACCACCGCCAACGCTTCGTACAATTGCTCAAGACGCATCTCATGCTGGCTGGATTCGAAATAAGGCAAGCATTCCAGCGCAAGGTTCTGAAATCTCTCCATGTCCCCTTTGGATAGCGCCAGCTGGCTCTCATAGAAAGCCAACGCCATCTCCTGATCCGTATTGGTACGGGAAATTCGCAGCCGCTCAATTCCATGCGAGAGCAATCCCCAATTTTTCTGGGCGAAAGCGGCTTCACACCGATATATGGTCGTAACCGGCTCAAGCTTCTTCCGGGTCTCCTCCGGCTCCTTGGCGATCATTGCCTCGAAACGGGCGATTTCGTCCAGCGCTTTATCCAGCTCTCCAGTCATCGTCAGCATAACAATCCGGTTGTTCATAATCGTCGTGATCACATCGCCTGGCTGTTGTAAATAAACGAGGTTGGCTTCGGCCATCGACAGCGAACGCAACGCTTCCTGCACAAGGCCCATCGCGAAACAATAGCCGCTGTATGCCACATACAGGCCGGATAAACGGTGAAACAGCCGATCATCGACAATTTGCTGCATGGTCTGCTCAAACACCTGTTTCGCCTGCTCGAACTGCTTCAGCAGAATGCATGATTCCATCCTGATGTTCTGCGCCATGAGCCATACTTCCGACCCCGGCTCCACAAGCCCGATTAGGCGGTTCACATCATCCAGCACGTTGTAATAAAGGCTTTTGGAGCGGAAATACTGGATTTTGTATAGCAGAAGCGCCTTTTTTAAGGGTAATGGCAGATCGACTTCGTCAGGCTTTCCGTACTTTTCCAAATAATGATTCAGGTAGGATTGATGCAAGTAGTCGTAAGCGGTCTGATCGTTCATCTGTTGATAGTAAACGGCTTTCATAAGGGCAGTCGTTAACTCTACGACGAGTGCATCATCCCGATCGTCCAGAGCATCCACGTAGCTTTCGGATACCGCCCCCTCGGACATGGTCTGGAAGATGTGTTCCGCCCGCTTCAGCGCCTGCTCATCCGTAGTTACCGCGGCGGTCAAATAGCTGACGGGGACGCCCAGACGGCCCGCAATATGCTCCGACAAATCGTCGGCTAACGGATACCTGCCTGCTAATATATTTGCAAAATGGGCCTGCGTAACGAGCCCCTCCACAAGTTCTTTCCTCGATATTTGCTTTTTCTTGCACAGAAGCTCGATACGTTCCTTGAGCATAAGACTCACCTCTGCCTTCTACCTATTTGTGGTTCTATACGATATATCGGAAATTTTCAATGGCCTTGATCAATGGGAAGGAAACTCTACCCAGGTGATTATAAAAGCTGAACGGAAACTTAAATACATGTCCAAAATCCCAGTCATGATGGGCATAATCCCTAGACCAATATTCATATTCAACCGGCAGCCATTCAGACCGGTCGGCCTTGATCAATGGTTGACGGTCAACAGGAGAGCTTAATTGGACCGGATATTCCGCTTCAAGATTGTGACTGGCCCGAAGGACTTTAACCAATTTAAGAAGCGGGAGAAGTCCTCTTTTAAAATAGCTAACATGGCCGAGATCGAACAGAATATTCAACGCATGCGAGAAGGTCAGCATATGGCCTATTAAATCGTGATGAGCTTCCGCTCTATAAATGGTACGAAAAGAAGACAATTCAGTTAATATGAATGCTGACAGCTGCCCGGCATTCGCAATAGCGGGAAAATGATCGTTCTCATCAATCTCCAATTTCCTCACATCAGACACGGAATACCCGATCCAAGATCTCCCGGGGATTGACTTGTTAAACGAACGAATCAATGTGGAGATCCCCAGGATTTCATCCTTCGTCCCCCATCTCCCCAGCTCTTGAATGGCCAACAAACTTAGCGCCGCATAGATCACATTATGTCCGACCCAATGCAGCTCATCGATCCCGGGCTCCAATGATTCAAGGATCATTTTTTCCGCATCTCCAGGATCTATTCCAACCACGGGAGGAGCTGCTCCTCGGGATGAATGTTTATCGAGCATCGTCTCGGATTGAGCCATAATTCTGTTTACGGTATCAAGAGGGATCGGGTTTTCTTTCACAAAAAAATAACCTGCAATCGCCGCCGCTCCAAAATGCGCTTCCCAAACATCACCAGTCACGCTTTTACATTGAGAAATAATCAATAGTCCATCCTCAAGCATGCTCCTGGCCATTCTTTTCCCTCCTCCAATGTACTTGTACTTACCTCTCCTATGATACGGTTAAGCTTAACAGGTCTATCGGCGAAAAAAAACAACCATTGACGACTCCAGGTCATCAATGGTTGTTTGCATTACTTATCAATCAGGTCAGTTACTTTGAGCATTCTTGCGATCAATGCAGTGACTTCAGCACGAGCCATTGGTGCTTTTGGATTAAGGGATTGCGGTCCATTCCCTTGGATGATTCCTGCCAGGATCAGCTGAGCCACATCGCCTTGTGCCCAAGCCGCTACGTTTGTTCCATCCGTATAAGATGCCAGTGTGGAAGCGATCTGCTCTTGACTTGGCACATCTTCAGATTGAATCAAGCGGTACGCGCGGGCAATCATCGCGAATCCTTGCTCTCTCGTAATTTGCTGATTACCTTTGAAGTTACCGTCACCATAACCGCGAACGATATCAAATTCATTGGCAATCGCAACAGAGTCTTTGTACCACGCAGAAGCAGGTACATCGGAGAAATCAGCTTGCGTTACATTTTGACGCATTAAGCCTAGTCCAGTCACTACAATCTCGGCAAACTCAGAGCGGCTTACACTCCGGTTAGGCGAGAAGGTGTTATCTCCGTTGCCCTTCAGACTCAATCTTGCTGCAATGTTGTTGACATCCGCTTTACTCCAGTGGTTTCTTACATCATCGAAATCCTGAGGATTCCAGATCACCGAGTAAGTACCACTGCTGCGCAAATCATTAATAAGTGCGAAATACCGGTTATTGATCTTCGTAACAACCGTTGGTACATGGAATACGGTGCCGTCCGGGTTGACGATAACGCCTGTTGTAATCCGGTTCGGGTCAATGCCTTCCGGAAGAGCAATGCTTTTCGGCGCATAACCTTTCAATAATCCTGCTCTATCTGTTTTCCCGTCATGCATAAAGCTCAAATCGAGATCAACAGGATGTACAAGCAATTCATAGCCGGTCAGAGTTGCCTTCTCGCGGGCAAGGTTTGTTACATCGTCTGCAGAACGTTTGATCTTGATGTTCACGGCAATATTGCTAATTGGCGCGTTGCCGAACTGTCTGCTAATTGCGTTCACATCAAGCTGTCCTGCAGGAACCGGGTAAATCGCCAGCACATCTTCAACATCCAGACTGGACCCGGTATCAGCAATCTTCTTCAGATCTTCAAGCGTCAGACCTTGAACTTCGACATTACCATTACCCGGTACGCGGATGCCGAGTTTATGTCCCTTACCGTCTGCAATGAAGCTGGCAAGTTTATCCGGATCGATGGTAACCATCGCTTGGTCTCCATTTGGTGTTACAGTGCCCGTGGCAAACGATTGATCCGCACCGTTGACGGTAGTTACAATGTTCGTATTTTCCGTCGCCGGAGGGGTAGGTGGAGTAATAGGATTGTAGGTCCCCGAATTGCTTCCACTGCCGTCGCTACCACCGCCATTGTTGCCGCCGTTACCGGGAGCTTTCTCACGCACGATGATATAGATGTATTCATTGATTAGCTCGCCGGCTGTATTAAAGACACCGACTCTGATCTCATTCTCACCTTCATTAAGCGGCAGCTTATTCCACTTGTCAGAAGCATACTCTACATTATTTACGGTGATTTTCACCTGAGTATCGTCTGGATATTTTGCGACTGGATTCAGGCTGATACCATAAACGTTATTGGTTACTGTACCCTTATAATTCTTATTCTGATTTGGATCGAATTCAGGAGTTAATTGGATAGCTTGGCTGCCTTCATTCGTTAGACCAACCAGGTTTATTTCTTGCAGTTCTCCACTCGTTACAATGAGATCATCCAGCGCCTTTTGCAACTCGGCCAGCGCCCGATCTACCTGTTCCTGCGTAGCCTCTGGATTGTTCAGCATGGTGTTGGCCTCCGTAAGCTCAAGCTCCAGCTTCGACCAGCTTTCTGCCGTGTACTCTTTCTTGTCGAGCGCGCCTGCTTCGCTTACCTTAGCTTCTAGAGCCGTCTTGTCGACTTTAATCTTCTCCAGTTGGCCGATCGCGTCGGTCAACTTGGTCACCGCTGCATCTACTTGTTCCTGCGTAGCTGTTGGATCATTCAGCACGGTGTTGGCTTCCGCAAGCTCCAGCTCCAGCTTCGACCAGCTTTCAGCTGTGTACTCTTTCTCGTTGAGTGCGCCTGCTTCGGTCACTTTCCCTTGAAGAACGGTCTTGTCGACCTTAACCTTCTCCAGTTGGCCGATTGCGTCGGTCAACTTGGTCACCGCTGCATCTACTTGTTCCTGCGTAGCCTCTGGATTGTTCAGCACGGTGTTGGCTTCCGCAAGCTCCAGCTCCAGCTTCGACCAGCTTTCTGCCGTGTACTCTTTCTTGTCGAGCGCGCCTGCTTCGGTCACTTTCCCTTGAAGAGCGGTCTTGTCGACCTTCGTTACGGTATATGTCACTGAATCTGACGGTTCCGAATCCACATAGGCATCATTATCCGACTTCGCATTTACAGTTACCTCGTAGCTGCCGGGCTCCAGTCCCAATGTCGACAAATCGAGTTCTGCTCCATACACGTCTTTGGTAATACTGGTGCCGTCACTTAACTTCACCGTTACTTCATAATTGTCTGCATGGTCTACAGGACCCCAGGATAGCATGTCCTTATTCAATTGAGCATTAGGCTTCGCAAGCTTTATAATATCCTTGTCAAAAGCATCTACAGGAACTCCGTTACTCCCCTTCAAGTTCCCTTTTCCGCTATAGGACACAGTTACCGTCTTGCCGGCGATGTCTGTTCCGGATGGTAATGTAACAATCAGTTTTGTGGTGTCCACCGGATCAACCTTAATAGTAACCTGACCCATCGGCACCTCTGTACCATCCATTTCAACGAAGAAACCAGTTGAATCAGTTAGCACTACATTTTGATCAAAAGTGAAGACAATTTGTTTACTATCTGTTGTAGCTTGATCAAGTACCGCACTTATCAGCTTAGGGGCTGGCGCTGCAATCGTGAAGTATGAACCATTATTCAAGTCTTCACTGCTAAGCGTCACTTTACCGTCAACTAGTTCGTAGAACTTGTCCTGATGATCGAATTGATCGTCTGCACTGACAACTAAATATAGAGGCCATTGTTCAGCCGTTTCTACTTTATCTACTTGGAATGTAACCTGAACAGGTGGCCCAGATGCCGAAACTTTGTCGGCCCAGTTAGTTTTCTCCACCTTGTAAATGCGTGCAGTATGCTTTAGACTTTCATTGTCTTTATCAATTGGACTAATGAACTCTGTCCCAGCCCCATTATCGCTAAAAACAAAAAATGATCTGTCGTTAGCAATCTCCTCGTTATTCTCTTCATTAGAATTAGCTACCATAGCTCCTAATGAAATCGCTAAATTGGCGCCGTTATCTTGAGATTTCGATTGTTTCTGATTCAATGCCCCTTTATCGTCACGCCCGATTCCGGTGATACGGGTACCGTAGCCCTGATTATTAGCTGCAGTCCACATCGTAGAGGTTTGCCCTGCCGCATGATCACTTGTGACATAATCGATTAATTGACCACTAGCATTTTTCAATGTCAGACCATACTTCAAAGCGAGGTAGCTGTTAACCTTATGGCGCTCAGTCTCACTTAATTTTTTGTTGAATACAATGACTTCGGAGATGGAGCCGTTAAACCGGCTATAGTGACCTGCACCAATGTATACTTTGCTGCCGGCGGCAAGAGTAAAATTAACTTTATGTTGATCTCCGGCACCGTTAATTGGATTCAACTGTTTTCCATCTAAAGAAAAAGACCATTGGTCTTGATTAGGATTTCCAGAGTCTGCTGCACTCCATATATTCATAACTCGTGTTTTCTTCAAGTCAAATCCTGTGACATCAATATCTTTAGACGAATCCGAGCCAAAATAGGTACGAATCAGATTGCCTGATCCATTTCCATATGCAGAAGTCGCGG is a window of Paenibacillus sp. FSL H3-0469 DNA encoding:
- a CDS encoding MFS transporter produces the protein MIKSWKVYILAIISFLVGTSEFVIAGILDLVSKDVGVTIAAAGQLISVYSISYAVGTPILIAATSKLSRRTLMLTALVLFFIGNLITVVSTGYPMLVGARVILALSTGVFTVVALTVSAQIAGPGKQGTAIATIMMGFNLSLILGVPLGRVIASTYDWKIIFYGIGLLSLIAMLVILMALPKSQGEANVPLKEQLALLKRPQLLLTLSISFFWMVGYTIIYTFITPFLIDITGMSNGMVSIALFSFGIASLLGAQAGGYGADKLGIPRTLNGSLMIHAGILVLMTLFAHTSIAVFPLLLLWSFFAWSTGPIQQVYMISLAPSAAGILLSLNTSFIQLGIAAGAAIGGLVVESFSLQSIGVAGAIGVAIALLPATLSFSMRSQSANGVQSDTSLLK
- a CDS encoding NAD(P)-dependent oxidoreductase codes for the protein MSENIGFIGLGLLGLPIAANLLQAGYALTVYNRTPDKAEPLVAQGALQAVRPADAVTTGGIVVTLVWDDEALEAIVNSEEFLERVGLGGVHVSMSTVSPDTGRKLADLHARYGSVYVEAPVFGRPEAAAARQLWIPIAGPQEAKERVRPVLEAMGAKGIYDFGEEAGSAVLVKLMGNFLIVSAARSLEEALGMAERGGVDPVAAVNMLTSTLFTAPIYQSYGKMIAEKSTSISQSKIPQKDIGLFLSAAQSVQFPAPLAGLLLDMLEDGGRS
- a CDS encoding MerR family transcriptional regulator produces the protein MNRMRIGDLTERAGVTQRTVRYYESIGLLPSGEREGNGHHYYTEETVARLRKIDQLKKLGLSLEEIGDVIELYFTDTSGVLPKRKVLGLLRQHLADTDQKLEALGQFRSELLSHIERFEQWLDANNGD
- a CDS encoding helix-turn-helix transcriptional regulator translates to MLKERIELLCKKKQISRKELVEGLVTQAHFANILAGRYPLADDLSEHIAGRLGVPVSYLTAAVTTDEQALKRAEHIFQTMSEGAVSESYVDALDDRDDALVVELTTALMKAVYYQQMNDQTAYDYLHQSYLNHYLEKYGKPDEVDLPLPLKKALLLYKIQYFRSKSLYYNVLDDVNRLIGLVEPGSEVWLMAQNIRMESCILLKQFEQAKQVFEQTMQQIVDDRLFHRLSGLYVAYSGYCFAMGLVQEALRSLSMAEANLVYLQQPGDVITTIMNNRIVMLTMTGELDKALDEIARFEAMIAKEPEETRKKLEPVTTIYRCEAAFAQKNWGLLSHGIERLRISRTNTDQEMALAFYESQLALSKGDMERFQNLALECLPYFESSQHEMRLEQLYEALAVVCEEGRRYKESSMYYRKLVYLLRNNGGGGPSRQV
- a CDS encoding S-layer homology domain-containing protein; translation: MVSNNMNLRKIGIMFLIFTLVFTGMGLSFGTSVSYADASDIYVASNGNDSTGDGTEDKPYATLPKANQEVVSGGTIYVMDDITLSPVQPGKFLELKGGKQITITTDPNASQTAVIKRGGSGTLLDLLDGHLTLKNIIIDGMGTSSAGRIVNVYGASSLTIEDGANLRNNNIYNLPASAIYVSDPASTVKMTGGEISGNKYAGTATSAILMSNGEFTMSGGRITGNTGGGVEVTAGKFILSGIGQITANLIASGKGQNVNLKSSNLLYLNGDFTGKAGITVQTGMTEGSKFGEAISRDLKGIENLIADNTPSIFAAYGEGNALVWKKAPAPGGVGVGNGLISWVDVGKSAKPVSGRVTELQDLAINEIWDRNETDRIIPYSANAVNYNPAIQVTSSTTYFKKASLGTTQDTEREVFSVQASSNFAGFPWDLGGKYAATSAYGNGSGNLIRTYFGSDSSKDIDVTGFDLKKTRVMNIWSAADSGNPNQDQWSFSLDGKQLNPINGAGDQHKVNFTLAAGSKVYIGAGHYSRFNGSISEVIVFNKKLSETERHKVNSYLALKYGLTLKNASGQLIDYVTSDHAAGQTSTMWTAANNQGYGTRITGIGRDDKGALNQKQSKSQDNGANLAISLGAMVANSNEENNEEIANDRSFFVFSDNGAGTEFISPIDKDNESLKHTARIYKVEKTNWADKVSASGPPVQVTFQVDKVETAEQWPLYLVVSADDQFDHQDKFYELVDGKVTLSSEDLNNGSYFTIAAPAPKLISAVLDQATTDSKQIVFTFDQNVVLTDSTGFFVEMDGTEVPMGQVTIKVDPVDTTKLIVTLPSGTDIAGKTVTVSYSGKGNLKGSNGVPVDAFDKDIIKLAKPNAQLNKDMLSWGPVDHADNYEVTVKLSDGTSITKDVYGAELDLSTLGLEPGSYEVTVNAKSDNDAYVDSEPSDSVTYTVTKVDKTALQGKVTEAGALDKKEYTAESWSKLELELAEANTVLNNPEATQEQVDAAVTKLTDAIGQLEKVKVDKTVLQGKVTEAGALNEKEYTAESWSKLELELAEANTVLNDPTATQEQVDAAVTKLTDAIGQLEKIKVDKTALEAKVSEAGALDKKEYTAESWSKLELELTEANTMLNNPEATQEQVDRALAELQKALDDLIVTSGELQEINLVGLTNEGSQAIQLTPEFDPNQNKNYKGTVTNNVYGISLNPVAKYPDDTQVKITVNNVEYASDKWNKLPLNEGENEIRVGVFNTAGELINEYIYIIVREKAPGNGGNNGGGSDGSGSNSGTYNPITPPTPPATENTNIVTTVNGADQSFATGTVTPNGDQAMVTIDPDKLASFIADGKGHKLGIRVPGNGNVEVQGLTLEDLKKIADTGSSLDVEDVLAIYPVPAGQLDVNAISRQFGNAPISNIAVNIKIKRSADDVTNLAREKATLTGYELLVHPVDLDLSFMHDGKTDRAGLLKGYAPKSIALPEGIDPNRITTGVIVNPDGTVFHVPTVVTKINNRYFALINDLRSSGTYSVIWNPQDFDDVRNHWSKADVNNIAARLSLKGNGDNTFSPNRSVSRSEFAEIVVTGLGLMRQNVTQADFSDVPASAWYKDSVAIANEFDIVRGYGDGNFKGNQQITREQGFAMIARAYRLIQSEDVPSQEQIASTLASYTDGTNVAAWAQGDVAQLILAGIIQGNGPQSLNPKAPMARAEVTALIARMLKVTDLIDK